One Sporosarcina sp. FSL W8-0480 genomic window, TTGAGGAAGAATTGGCTTATGTTGAAAACGAGAAGCTGGAACAAAGACTTACCCACTATCTAAAGGTGACCCGAGATGAAAATGGTCATACCGGCACATACACGATAATTGTCGATACTGAAAACGCGGAAGTTATAAAGACCGAAAAGTTGGATTGAATTCTTTAGGAAGATAGACCTGAAAATTTGATGTTGGAATTAATGCCTACCCATGACATAATGGTAGTAACCATTCAAGGGTAGGTGTTTACATTGTTCCTTTCTATTGGTACAACGTTAACCATCGTGAAAGTCGACAGGGAAGAAAAAAATGAGCAATTTAAAAGTAAGGTTGTTGACGCGGGTGAAAATTTTGTCATGATTGACTATCCCGTCAATGTTGAAACGAATCGGACGACGTTCTTGATCGATGGTACAAAATTGAATGTTACTTTTGTTAGAAATAATGTTTCTTATCTATTTAAAACCGAAGTAACAGGCAGGGCAAATAAAGGCATCCCAATGTTGAAAATCTCCTATCCAGGAGATCAAATGCTAACTAAAATCCAAAGACGAGAATTTGTACGTGTGGAAACGGCCGTAGATGTCGCTGTGGGCTATAGGGGTGTTTTTCAACAATTCGTCGCGGATGATATCAGTGCTGGAGGCATAGCGTTAAACCTTGGGCCAAATGATACATTCGAAGATGGTGAAAAGGTGAGATTAACGATTGCCTTACCTTTCATGAATGATGAGATTAAGTACATTAAAACGGATGCGAAAACAATACGTACTTGGAAGAAGAATGAGCGTGATATTGCATCCCTGCAGTTTGTGGAGACAACGCCTAAGGATAGACAGAACATTATCCGATTTTGCTTTGAAAGACAATTGCAGGCAAGGAATGAAGCATAGCACACAGTTCAACGGGGAAAGTCCTATCAAATCAGGACTTTTCCCTTTTTGCTTAAAAAGCAGAAGGTGGAGTGCCACCAAAGTTAGATTATGATACAATGTTTTCGAACTGAATACGGGGGTAGATGATATGAGTAAAGGGATTATTATTGCAATTGATGGTCCTGCAGCTGCAGGTAAAAGCACTATTGCAAAAAGGATTGCACAAAAATTGGGATATACGTATATAGACACAGGTGCGATGTACAGAGCTTTGACGCATAAAGCTATCAAATCAGACATAAATATGGGTAGTGATAAGGATTTAGCGGATTTACTTGAACATACTGAAATAGTATTAGTTCCTGTGGAAAATGGCCAAGCGGTCTGGATTGACGGAGTCGATTGCACCGAGGAGATCCGCTCCCAAGAAGTAACGGCTAATGTCTCTGAGGTCGCTGCCCACACAACAGTACGACATCTTATGGTGGAGAAACAAAGAGAATTAGCAGAAGGAACTGGCGTAGTGATGGACGGTCGCGATATCGGGACTGCAGTACTTCCGAATGCGGAGTTAAAGGTGTTTATGACAGCCTCTGTCGATGAAAGGGCTGAAAGGCGTTTTATCGAAAATGGAAAACGTGGAATTCATGTTCCTCTTGCACAACTGAAAGAGGAAATCGAAAAAAGGGACCGCGCAGATAGTGAGCGAGAATTATCTCCACTGAAAATGGCAGAAGACGCTGTTTTGGTGGATACGACATCCATGTCTATTGAAGAAGTGGCTAATAAAGTAATTGAACTGGCGGAAAAGAGGATGAACCAATGAATCTATACCCGTTCGGTAAATTTTTAGTTAGTACTATTTTCTTTCCACTTTTTCGGATAAAGGTTATTGGCAAAGAAAACTTCCCGAAAGATGGAGGGGTACTTCTTTGTACAAACCATATTGATAATTTCGATCCGCCGGTCGTTGGAATATCTAGTCCCCGAACAGTACATTTCATGGCAAAGGAAGAGCTGTTTAATGTACCGATCCTGAAATCAATTCTCCCAAGTGTGAACGCATTTCCTGTCAAACGGGGCATGAGTGACCGCGAAGCGTTCAGAACTACCCTAAAACTTCTGCGGGGTGGTCATGTAGTCGGCATGTTTCCTGAAGGTACAAGAAGTAAAACAGGACAACTTGGTAAGGGACTTGCTGGTGCAGGATTCTTCGCCCTCAAAGGTGATGCAGTCGTAATGCCATGTGCTATCGTGGGCCCTTACAAACCATTCAAACAGCTGAAAGTCGTTTTTGGACAGCCGATTGACATGACGAGCTATCGGGAGAGAAAAGCATCCGCAGAAGAAGTAACAGAAGTGATTATGAGTGAAATCCGAACCCTTTTAGAACAGAATAAATAAATTTATAAGCGTAATTTTTTGTTTTTATGAATCGATTCGAATAATATAGAGATAGGATTCATTATGGAGGAGGACTACATATGACTGAAGAGATGAATTTGGATGAATTGAACGGTTATAAAGAAGGTGACCGTGTAACTGGTAAGGTAACAAAAATCGAAGATAAATCGGTGATGGTCGAAATTTCTGGTGCGCCGTTTGACGGTGTCATCCCAATTAGCGAACTGTCAAGCCTTCACATTGAAAAAGCATCAGATGCAGTTCAAGTAGGAGATGAGCTTGAATTGCTTATCACAAAAGTTGAAGATGAGAATTTTGTTCTATCGAAACGAAAAGTAGATGCGGAAAACGCATGGGATTCACTTGAAGAAAAGTTTAACAACCAACAAACAATTGAAACAGAGGTTAAGGATGTTGTGAAAGGCGGCCTCGTAGTAGATTTAGGTGTACGTGGATTTATTCCTGCATCACTTGTAGAAGATCATTTTGTCGAATCGTTCGAAAACTACAAGGGACGTACAATGGAATTCAAAATCGTTGAAATGGACAAGGAGAAAAATCGTTTGATCCTTTCTCATCGTGCCGTCCTTCAAGCAGCAAAAGCGAATAAGAGAGAGGAAACCCTTACTGAACTGAAAGAGGGTCAAGTTCTCGAAGGTACAGTACAACGTATCGCTTCGTTCGGTGCTTTTGTCGATATCGGGGGAGTTGATGGGTTGGTCCATATTTCTCAACTATCACACGAACATGTTGAAAAAGTTTCGGATGTCCTTAAAGAAGGAGACAAAGTCAATGTCAAGGTACTATCTGTAGACCGTGACTCCGAACGAATCTCCTTGTCGATCAAAGAAACGTTGCCAGGACCATGGGAAGATATCGAGAATCGTGCTCCAAAAGGATCCGTCTTACAGGGTACAGTGAAACGCCTCGTTTCCTACGGTGCATTTGTAGAAGTATTCCCGGGTGTGGAGGGGCTTGTTCATATTTCACGCATCTCCCATCAGCATATTGGAACACCTCACGAAGTCTTGCAAGAAGGTCAAACAGTGGACGTTAAGGTGGTTGACGTCAACGCAGACGAAAAGCGACTCTCTCTTAGCATTAAAGACTTGGTTGAGAAAGAGGAAGAAGATAACTCCTATGGCGATTATGAGATGAAAGAAGAAACAGGATTCTCCTTAAGCGACGTCATCGGAGACCAACTTAAAAAGTTTACTGAATAAGTTTCGATATGATGTATCTTTCTCTTATAGAAGGGAATTACAGTTGCTTGAAGTGGAAGGCGGCGACTCCTGCGGGAATTGCATGAGCTGAAGACCCCGCAGGAGCAAAGCGACGAGGAGGCTGAAGCCATGCCCGCGGAAAGCGTCCGCCTGGAACGTAAAGCAACAGTTTAACGATAATAGATGTCGATTATCTCTTAAGTCTTATGGTGATGGTGCTTAAATAGGCATCATCATCTTTTTTGTGTATAATACACAGGAGATATATTGGAAGGGTGTTTAATAATGAGTAAACCAACTGTAGCAATCGTTGGAAGACCGAATGTCGGAAAATCGACAATCTTCAACCGAATAGTCGGAGAACGTATTTCAATCGTCGAGGACGTAGCCGGCGTAACAAGAGACCGGATATATAGCTCCGCTGACTGGCTCTCCCATGACTTTAACCTAATCGATACAGGCGGTATTGATATTGGCGATGAGCCATTCCTTGAACAAATCAGAGCACAAGCGGAAATCGCAATCGAAGAAGCGGACGTCATCATCTTCTTGACAAACGGGCGAGAAGGCGTGACGGATGCAGACGAACATGTCGCCAAAATACTTTATAAAACAAAGAAACCCGTTGTTCTCGCTGTAAATAAAATCGATAACCCAGATATGCGTGATATGATATATGACTTTTATTCACTCGGTTTTGGCGATCCATATCCGATTTCTGGCTCACACGGAATCGGGCTCGGAGACCTGCTTGATGCTGTTGCAGCTAGTTTCCCGGAACCAGGAGAAGAAGCCATTGAGGATGACGTCATCCGTTTTTCATTGATCGGTAGACCTAATGTCGGCAAATCATCCCTTGTGAACGCATTGCTTGGAGAAGACCGGGTCATCGTCAGTGATGTAGCCGGAACGACAACTGATGCAATAGACACATCCTATGAGTATGAGGGGCAGAAGTACAAAATCATCGACACTGCCGGAATGCGCAAAAAAGGGAAAGTGTACGAGAATATGGAGAAATATAGTGTTTTAAGGGCATTAAAAGCAATCGATCGTTCAGACGTAGTGTTAATTGTTATCAATGGTGAAGAAGGGATACGTGAACAGGATAAGCGTATCGCTGGTTATGCGGAAGAAGCAGGAAAAGGAATCATGTTTGTTGTGAATAAATGGGACGCTGTCGAAAAAGACGACAAGACGATGAACAAATTCAATGAGGATATCCGAAAGAATTTCCTATTCTTAGATTACGCTCCGATCGCCTATGTCTCCGCGAAAACAAAACAACGTGTTACAACTTTATTTGATACCATTAAAATGATTAGCGAAAACCACGCATTACGTATCCAGTCAAGCGTATTGAACGAAGTGATTGAGGATGCTGTTGCACGAAATCCAGCACCTTCAGACAAAGGCCGCAGACTTCGTATCTATTATGCAACCCAAGTGGCTGTAAAGCCTCCAGTCTTCGTTGTTTTTGTGAATGAACCTGAACTAATGCACTTTTCATATGAACGCTTCCTGCAGAATCGTTTGAGGGAATCATTCGGCTTCGAGGGTACACCTGTCCGTCTAATTACACGAGCAAGAAGCTGATTAAAAGAGGTGAAATGTATTGAGAAACGTTTCTGTTTTAGGAGCAGGTAGTTGGGGTACTGCTATCGCATTCGTTCTTGCGGAAAATGGTCATGATTGTCTCTTATGGACAAGAAGGTCTGAACAATCTAATGAAATTAATGAAATGCATACGAATTCTTCTTACTTGCCTAATATTTCATTACCCAAAAATTTAAAGGCAACATCTGACTTAAAGGCGTCTATTCAACATGCTCAAATCCTTGTCATTGCTGTGCCTACAAAAGCCATCCGAGAAATTTCAAAGCAAATTAATGAGTTAACTGAAACACCAAAACTGATAATACATGTATCAAAAGGAATCGAACCAGATACATTGAAGCGCATTTCTGAAATGATCGAGGAAGAAATCGAACCAAGTAAACTTCGTTCAATTGTGGCACTCTCAGGACCGAGCCACGCTGAAGAAGTTGTCCTTCGTCAACCAACAACAATCACTGCCGCTTCAAATGACCAAAATGCCGCAGAACAGGTGCAAGACCTATTTATGAATCAATATTTCCGTGTCTACACGAACGATGACTTAATCGGGGTAGAATTGGGCGCAGCTTTAAAAAATATCATTGCACTTGCTGCCGGAATCATTGATGGAATTGGTTATGGAGACAATGCTAAGGCGGCTCTAATAACCCGTGGCCTTGCAGAAATCACTCGACTTGGCATGAAAATGGGGGCAAACCCTCTAACATTCTCTGGCCTAACTGGACTTGGTGATTTGATAGTCACATGTACAAGTGTTCATTCCCGTAACTGGAAAGCAGGAAATCTATTAGGACAAGGAAAGTCAATCGATGAAGTCATTTCCGGAATGGGAATGGTTATCGAAGGAATTCGAACAACGAAAGCTGCTTATCAGCTGTCCGTACAATATGATGTTTCAATGCCTTTAACTGAG contains:
- a CDS encoding flagellar brake domain-containing protein → MFLSIGTTLTIVKVDREEKNEQFKSKVVDAGENFVMIDYPVNVETNRTTFLIDGTKLNVTFVRNNVSYLFKTEVTGRANKGIPMLKISYPGDQMLTKIQRREFVRVETAVDVAVGYRGVFQQFVADDISAGGIALNLGPNDTFEDGEKVRLTIALPFMNDEIKYIKTDAKTIRTWKKNERDIASLQFVETTPKDRQNIIRFCFERQLQARNEA
- the cmk gene encoding (d)CMP kinase produces the protein MSKGIIIAIDGPAAAGKSTIAKRIAQKLGYTYIDTGAMYRALTHKAIKSDINMGSDKDLADLLEHTEIVLVPVENGQAVWIDGVDCTEEIRSQEVTANVSEVAAHTTVRHLMVEKQRELAEGTGVVMDGRDIGTAVLPNAELKVFMTASVDERAERRFIENGKRGIHVPLAQLKEEIEKRDRADSERELSPLKMAEDAVLVDTTSMSIEEVANKVIELAEKRMNQ
- a CDS encoding lysophospholipid acyltransferase family protein, encoding MNLYPFGKFLVSTIFFPLFRIKVIGKENFPKDGGVLLCTNHIDNFDPPVVGISSPRTVHFMAKEELFNVPILKSILPSVNAFPVKRGMSDREAFRTTLKLLRGGHVVGMFPEGTRSKTGQLGKGLAGAGFFALKGDAVVMPCAIVGPYKPFKQLKVVFGQPIDMTSYRERKASAEEVTEVIMSEIRTLLEQNK
- a CDS encoding NAD(P)H-dependent glycerol-3-phosphate dehydrogenase; its protein translation is MRNVSVLGAGSWGTAIAFVLAENGHDCLLWTRRSEQSNEINEMHTNSSYLPNISLPKNLKATSDLKASIQHAQILVIAVPTKAIREISKQINELTETPKLIIHVSKGIEPDTLKRISEMIEEEIEPSKLRSIVALSGPSHAEEVVLRQPTTITAASNDQNAAEQVQDLFMNQYFRVYTNDDLIGVELGAALKNIIALAAGIIDGIGYGDNAKAALITRGLAEITRLGMKMGANPLTFSGLTGLGDLIVTCTSVHSRNWKAGNLLGQGKSIDEVISGMGMVIEGIRTTKAAYQLSVQYDVSMPLTEALYSVLFGEVPPKEAVDQLMNRMKKQEIEDIFYK
- the der gene encoding ribosome biogenesis GTPase Der, giving the protein MSKPTVAIVGRPNVGKSTIFNRIVGERISIVEDVAGVTRDRIYSSADWLSHDFNLIDTGGIDIGDEPFLEQIRAQAEIAIEEADVIIFLTNGREGVTDADEHVAKILYKTKKPVVLAVNKIDNPDMRDMIYDFYSLGFGDPYPISGSHGIGLGDLLDAVAASFPEPGEEAIEDDVIRFSLIGRPNVGKSSLVNALLGEDRVIVSDVAGTTTDAIDTSYEYEGQKYKIIDTAGMRKKGKVYENMEKYSVLRALKAIDRSDVVLIVINGEEGIREQDKRIAGYAEEAGKGIMFVVNKWDAVEKDDKTMNKFNEDIRKNFLFLDYAPIAYVSAKTKQRVTTLFDTIKMISENHALRIQSSVLNEVIEDAVARNPAPSDKGRRLRIYYATQVAVKPPVFVVFVNEPELMHFSYERFLQNRLRESFGFEGTPVRLITRARS
- the rpsA gene encoding 30S ribosomal protein S1, giving the protein MTEEMNLDELNGYKEGDRVTGKVTKIEDKSVMVEISGAPFDGVIPISELSSLHIEKASDAVQVGDELELLITKVEDENFVLSKRKVDAENAWDSLEEKFNNQQTIETEVKDVVKGGLVVDLGVRGFIPASLVEDHFVESFENYKGRTMEFKIVEMDKEKNRLILSHRAVLQAAKANKREETLTELKEGQVLEGTVQRIASFGAFVDIGGVDGLVHISQLSHEHVEKVSDVLKEGDKVNVKVLSVDRDSERISLSIKETLPGPWEDIENRAPKGSVLQGTVKRLVSYGAFVEVFPGVEGLVHISRISHQHIGTPHEVLQEGQTVDVKVVDVNADEKRLSLSIKDLVEKEEEDNSYGDYEMKEETGFSLSDVIGDQLKKFTE